Proteins encoded together in one Pseudomonadota bacterium window:
- a CDS encoding RIP metalloprotease: MPVGVSWRYNRTMHLILTKLEWLAANWVALAVVLLSFGFIIFVHELGHFLTAKRVGITVYEFALGFGPKLFARTVDGTEYCLRAFPLGGFVRMEGEDDPDANPDDPGSFLNKPWMSQIVVLGGGCFMNYVSALAALLLLGFVHGSMPNPDRMLVPLNLVGGIQDGSPAAKAGLAVDDRIVAINDAPVENFLDVVSKVRGHGGEEIKVSVVREGKSIDFRLVPLAVDDGSPEHRKIGRMGVIPTSKGTIAWVPIDSAADCFSRSGQWITKITLLPFEILSRLTRHEITVKEVGEGTGGPLLIGQMLFEVYHQGIWALLFFWAIICTSVGSFNLLPIPALDGARILFVSIGALRGRPIDPRKEGVVHLAGLVVLLCAMAAFSVHDVIRMWQGVHFF; encoded by the coding sequence ATCTTCGTGCACGAGCTGGGCCATTTCCTGACGGCCAAGCGCGTCGGCATCACCGTGTACGAGTTCGCCCTGGGCTTCGGCCCGAAGCTGTTCGCCCGCACGGTCGACGGCACCGAGTACTGCCTGCGGGCCTTTCCGCTCGGCGGGTTCGTGCGCATGGAAGGCGAAGACGACCCCGACGCCAACCCCGATGATCCGGGAAGCTTTCTCAACAAGCCCTGGATGAGCCAGATCGTGGTTCTCGGCGGCGGTTGCTTCATGAACTACGTGTCGGCGCTTGCGGCCTTGCTGCTGCTGGGCTTTGTGCACGGCAGCATGCCGAACCCGGACCGCATGCTGGTGCCGCTCAACCTTGTCGGTGGCATTCAGGACGGGTCGCCCGCGGCGAAGGCGGGCCTGGCGGTCGACGATCGCATCGTGGCCATCAATGACGCGCCGGTCGAGAACTTCCTCGACGTGGTGAGCAAGGTCAGAGGTCACGGGGGCGAGGAGATCAAGGTCTCCGTGGTCCGAGAGGGCAAGTCCATCGACTTCCGGCTCGTGCCTCTCGCGGTCGATGACGGCTCTCCGGAGCATCGCAAGATCGGGCGCATGGGCGTGATTCCCACGAGCAAGGGCACCATCGCCTGGGTGCCCATCGACAGTGCGGCTGACTGCTTCAGCCGCTCGGGTCAGTGGATCACGAAGATCACCTTGCTTCCCTTCGAGATCCTGTCGCGTCTCACGCGTCACGAGATCACCGTGAAGGAGGTCGGCGAAGGGACCGGCGGTCCGCTGCTCATCGGGCAGATGCTCTTCGAGGTCTACCATCAGGGCATCTGGGCGCTTCTCTTCTTCTGGGCCATCATCTGTACATCGGTGGGGAGCTTCAACCTGTTGCCCATTCCCGCGCTCGACGGGGCCCGCATCTTGTTCGTGAGCATCGGCGCGCTGCGGGGACGTCCCATCGACCCGCGCAAGGAAGGTGTGGTGCACCTGGCCGGTCTGGTGGTTCTGCTGTGCGCCATGGCGGCGTTCAGTGTGCACGATGTGATCCGGATGTGGCAGGGCGTGCACTTCTTCTGA